In Gossypium arboreum isolate Shixiya-1 chromosome 6, ASM2569848v2, whole genome shotgun sequence, the following are encoded in one genomic region:
- the LOC108458750 gene encoding shikimate O-hydroxycinnamoyltransferase-like, which produces MAKGLPQISMPPLIDHDRTLLRARVPPTPRFHHLEYDPPPSLNTTTSLDPNNHKPSNVSVFKITQNQLNNLKAKSRERGNKTNYSTYTILAAYIWRCATKARGLSYDQPTKLHMPINGRPRLHPPLPSTYVGNAMFLASLIALSGNLQSEPFVNTLERVHGTLKRMNNEYLRSAVDYLETLPDTTVSRREPDIYQCPNLSINKWTRLSIYDADFGWGRPIYMGPANVVHEGKIYTLPSPTDDGACHW; this is translated from the coding sequence ATGGCAAAAGGCTTGCCCCAAATTAGCATGCCACCACTTATTGATCATGACCGAACCCTTCTCCGAGCAAGAGTGCCGCCAACCCCTAGATTTCATCATCTCGAATATGACCCACCTCCTTCCTTAAACACCACTACGTCACTTGACCCTAATAATCATAAACCCTCCAATGTATCTGTTTTCAAGATCACACAAAATCAACTTAATAACCTAAAAGCCAAGTCCCGGGAACGTGGAAACAAAACCAATTACAGCACCTACACCATTCTAGCTGCATACATATGGCGCTGTGCAACTAAAGCTCGAGGCCTCTCATATGATCAGCCAACCAAGTTACACATGCCAATTAATGGACGTCCCAGACTACATCCTCCCCTCCCATCAACGTACGTGGGCAATGCAATGTTTTTGGCTTCATTAATAGCTCTATCTGGAAATCTCCAATCAGAACCGTTTGTAAATACCCTAGAACGAGTTCATGGAACATTGAAAAGGATGAATAATGAGTATCTAAGATCAGCTGTAGACTACCTAGAAACACTGCCAGATACAACAGTTTCCAGGAGAGAACCAGACATTTACCAGTGCCCAAACCTAAGTATCAACAAATGGACACGACTGTCTATATATGATGCAGATTTTGGATGGGGTCGACCAATATACATGGGTCCAGCAAACGTTGTCCATGAAGGAAAAATATACACACTACCAAGTCCAACAGATGATGGAGCTTGTCACTGGTAG